A stretch of Bombina bombina isolate aBomBom1 chromosome 2, aBomBom1.pri, whole genome shotgun sequence DNA encodes these proteins:
- the LOC128648163 gene encoding uncharacterized protein LOC128648163, producing the protein MGHSFIYWANAEASKKMGGLQLGCPVDQWEVKWFGIRGMCWELLFPLFLDYGRMFPRPHVLIVHLGGNDLGMIPQKELVRRIKRDLGNIKELYPGIKIIWSQITPRLVWRSARDYDRLEKSRKKINKIVSSFVKRLGGGVVFHPDFEVDGAEEFYLKDGVHFNQFGLQLFLFDIKEALGKILGLAGLGCSVSPVGGGGASSQTNMVCNMAK; encoded by the coding sequence atggggcattcgtttatatactgggccaatgctgaggccagtaagaaaatgggcggccttcagcttgggtgtcctgttgatcaatgggaggtcaaatggtttgggattaggggcatgtgctgggaactcttgtttccgttgtttctagactatggcagaatgtttcctcgtcctcatgttttgatagtgcatttggggggaaatgatttaggtatgattcctcaaaaagaattaGTGAGAAGAATCAAAAGGGATCTGGGCAATATAAAGGAACTTTATCCCGGAATTAAAATaatctggtcacagattactcctaggctggtttggagatcagcgagggattatgataggctagaaaagagccgcaagaaaattaacaaaatagttagctcttttgttaagaggttggggggaggtgtagttttccacccagatttcgaagtagatggggctgaggaattttacttaaaagatggtgttcattttaaccaatttgggctgcagctatttctttttgatataaaagaagcattaggaaaaatattgggtttggcgggactgggctgttcggtcagtccagtcggtggcgggggtgctagttcccagacaaatatggtatgcaatatggccaagtga